From the genome of Thermosynechococcus sp. NK55a:
TCTCGATTTTGGGTCGCAATACTCGGAACTGATTGCCCGCCGCATTCGGGAGACCCAAGTCTATTCCGAGGTCATTTCCTATCGCACCACTGCTGAGCAACTCGCCCAATTGGCACCCAAGGGCATTATTCTCTCCGGTGGCCCCAACTCTGTCTATGACGAAAATGCGCCCCAATGCGATCCGGAGATCTGGAACCTGGGGATTCCCATTCTTGGGGTGTGCTACGGCATGCAACTGATGGTGCAACAGTTGGGGGGAAGGGTGGAGCGAGCGATCGCCGGCGAGTATGGCAAGGCGGCGCTTTTTATTGATGACCCCACGGATCTGCTCACCAATGTTGAGCAGGAAACAATTATGTGGATGAGTCATGGCGATAGTGTCACGGAGTTGCCCCCGGGTTTTCGGGTCTTGGCGCATACCCACAATACGCCAATGGCAGCGATCGCCCATCCCGAGCGGAAACTCTATGGAGTTCAGTTTCACCCAGAGGTGGTGCATTCCCTGGGGGGCATTGCCCTGATCCGCAACTTTGTCTATCACATTTGTGATTGCGAACCCACTTGGACAACTGCTGCCTTTGTTGAAGAAGCCATCCGGGAAGTGCGAGCCAAAGTGGGGGACAAACGGGTGCTCCTTGCCCTGTCGGGGGGGGTAGATTCCTCGACGCTGGCCTTTTTGCTGCACCGTGCCATTGGCGATCAACTCACCTGTATGTTTATTGATCAAGGGTTTATGCGCAAAGGGGAACCCGAGCGACTTCTCAAGCTCTTTCAGGAGCAGTTTCACATCAAGGTGGAGTACGTCAATGCCCGCGATCGCTTCCTTGCCCAACTGGTGGGGGTCACCGATCCTGAAGAAAAGCGCAAACGCATTGGCCATGAATTTATCCGCGTTTTCGAAGAAGAATCACAGCGGCTAGGTCCCTTTGACTACTTAGCGCAGGGAACCCTTTATCCCGATGTCATTGAATCTGCCAATGCCAACATTGACCCCCAAACTGGTGAGCGCGTAGCCGTGAAAATTAAAAGCCACCACAATGTTGGCGGCCTGCCGGAGAACTTGCGTTTTAAGCTGGTGGAACCCCTACGCAAGCTCTTTAAGGATGAAGTGCGCCAAGTGGGGCGATCGCTGGGGCTACCCGAAGAAATTGTGCGGCGGCATCCCTTTCCCGGTCCTGGTTTAGCAATTCGGATTCTGGGGGAAGTGACCCCGGAACGCCTAGAGATTCTGCGGGATGCGGATCTGATTGTGCGGCAGGAAATTAACCGCGCTGAGATGTATCACGACTTTTGGCAAGCCTTTGCGGTGCTACTGCCGATTCGTACCGTGGGAGTCATGGGGGATCAGCGCACCTATGCCTATCCGGTGGTGCTGCGATTTGTCACTAGCGAAGATGGCATGACCGCCGACTGGGCACGGGTCCCCTACGACCTCCTGGAGCGAATTTCTAACCGCATTGTCAACGAAGTGCCGGGGGTGAATCGGGTGGTCTATGACATTACCTCCAAGCCGCCGGGAACCATTGAGTGGGAGTAAATTTGCTGGCAGGGGGAGCGATCAGTTTCCCTGGGAGAGATGGTGGTGTGAGGGATGTGGCATGAATAGTAAATGGACGCTGGCCCTTAGCTTCGGTGCAGGTGTGTGGCTGCCCCTAGGGGCAACGGCGCAATCTGGTCCACCCCAGTGGCAAATTGAGGCTCGGCCGACAACTCCCCCAACCTTTGAAGTGGTACCAACGCCGGAAACTCCCCCCCAGTGGCAAGCTGGTCCTGAACCCAGTGGCGATCGCCCGTGGCAGCCAGCGACCTCAGAGGAATTGGCGCAACCGGTTTTACCTCCCGTCGCTGAGCAGGCACCGAGACCGGTCATTGCCGAAGAACCCCAGTATCGCATTCCCCCCTTAATGCGTCCGCCTACCCGTCTCTTTAACTTGGAGACGGCCAATATCCTGCCCGAGCAAACCCTTGAACTGCGGGGGGGAATTCGCAACTATGATCCCGAAGTGGCTGGCGGCGGCGGCGGTCTACAAATTTTCTATGGCTCCATTGACTATGCCATCAATCATCGTTTGCAAGTGAGCTTTAGTGGCAATTACTACGACGACCCCTTGGGACGCTTGGTGAATGGGCTACAACCTGACCTTCAGTTTGGGGCGATCGCCGGTGGTTTCAAATATCAAGTGCATCGTGGCAAAAACCTCTCTGTAGCCGTGGCTGGCTCCCTAGAGGCGGTGCGGCTGCGATCGAGCAATTTTCTCTTTACGCCTGCTGCGGCGCCAACAGGGACATGGACGGTGGCTGCTTCACTCCAAGTTCCCCTTACCTACACCTTCAATCCCCAGTTACAGTGGCACTTTACACCAAACCTCACCTACTTTCCCGCCACCATTAACGGCGGGGCAAACTTCTACGACACCAACGTCAACTTTGGCACCGGCATCAGTTGGCAACCCCATCCTCGGTTTAACCTCTTTGCCGATGTGAATATGCCGGTGGGGCCTGGGGGCAATGCGGTGCGCAGTAGTGATGGCGCGATCGTCAACCTGCCCGTGTGGAGTGCTGGTGTGCGTTTCCTCGTGAACCCCTCGGTGAGTATTGATCTGGCAGCAACCAACGCCTTTGGAATCACCCCTGCAAGTCGTACCTTGGCTTTTTTGCCCGGTGCCGATCAAGTGGGCATCATGGCGGGATTAAGCTATACCCCCAATATGGGACCTGATTTTGCTCCCCCTTTTCTGCCCAGTTTTCGCAGCGGGCCGCGGCAACCCCTCACAGATCGCGATCGCCAGCTGCTCCTTAATGGTCTGACTCTTACTTCCCCCAGTACCCTCGATCCAGGTATGCTGTACCTGCGGGGCAATAGCGGCACCACAGGAACCGGTTTTCAGGTGGGCTTTGGGCTGGCCTACGATGCCCAATTGACTGTTGCCATTGAACAGTGGGAGCGCGGCAGAACCCTCATCGAAAACATCAACTACAGTGGCAACCTGCAGTTGGGGCTGGCAGCCAAGTTGCGCTTCCTCGATCAGGCTCAAGGAGATCCCTTTTCTTTCGCCTTTCAAGGCTCATTTAATCGTGGCATTGAGCAGGGAGGGGGTGCGAGTCGTTCCCTAGGGGGTTTGGAACTCGCCTTTATGTATGAGCCAACCAAGAATGTGGCACTGCTGCTGAATCCGAAGTTGGGGATTTTGACGCCGGCTCAAAAAGTGGTGGGTGGCGTTGGGATCGGCCTCAATGTTGAAGTTGTCCGCAACCTCCAATTTATTGCCGAAGCCACACCTGTCTTTGGGCAAACAGGTGTTTACAGTGCAGGATTGCGCTATGTCGTGCCCCAGTGGGGTCTGGGAATTGATCTCTATGGCTCAACGGCAGTTGGCAGCAGTATTCCCAATTCAGGTCTCATCGGTCAAGAGTCCCCAGGGGTAGGGGTTAATCTCCATTGGTTATTTGGCGGATCGCGGTAGTAAGATCACTGGAACCAGCGCCCTTCTGGGTTCCCCGTCTGAGCACTGATGACTCAGCGGCTCATCAACACCAGCCTCCAAGAGAATCCTACACTGGCTTAGACGTCTACCCAGAGAGCATTCTCCTCCTCTTAGGTCTGCTTAGGTCTGCAAAAAAACGCAGACCCTAGGATCTAGCTATAGATGCCCTTCTCATTGCATTGGAAGAGGGCTTTGATGTGCTCCCAAGGTTTCATCAGGGTATTCTCTTCATCATTCGACTCCTTTAGCACCTCATTAGAGGCTGTGATGAACTGAGACTGTGCTGCCTCCGAGAGATCTGCGCGCACCTCTGGGGAAATGTCCTCTGGACTGGACAACTCCCCCTCCGGTTGACGATCTGTCGGGGATCAGATGAGCGATGCCATATTCTCCTGCAAGCATTTTTCCAGCAGCTTCTTGATGTAGGTGGCCTGGTCCTCCTGCTGGAAAAGAACGTTCCGTGCCTCGAAATCATCTCTGGTCATACCCCCATTCCACCAATGAATCTGATTCAAGGGCGTCCTGGAAATGTCGTCTGGTAGTTTATCCACTTTCTGCCTTATGGGCTTCGACGACAAAGGGTCGGCGCACAAGCAAAAATACACATCGGCGATGTGACTCCTCAAGATGCTTTGATCAATTTCTCTTACTTCTCAAAAGCTGCTGATATGTCCTCCGGTTTCCAATGACCCAGTTCAGCAGCGGGCTGCGCAGCGGACTGTCCGTTGGAAGTGGTTGTTAGATACCCCGTTCAGGCGATCGCCCATTCTGCAGACAGAAGCTCTGTCTGTTCTAACACCGTCTGCGTCGCCTTTTCCTGCTTGTCCGGCGGGTAACCGTATTTGCGCAAGATGCGCTTGACCAGGCGCCGCAGGTTGGCGCGAACGTTTTCGCGCACCGTCCAGTCTATGGTCACGCTTTGCCGCACGATCTGCACAAGCTCCCGGGCAATCTGCCTGAGCGTGGGCTCGCCGAGCACTTTCACCGCGCTGTCGTTGGTCTCAAGCGCGTCGTAGAAGGCCAGCTCCTCTTCTGACAATTTCAGCTCTTCGCTACGGCGGTCCGCCTCGCGCATCTCTCTTGCCAGCGCAATGAGTTCTTCGATCACCTGCGCTGCTTCGATCGCCCGATTCTGATAGCGACGGAGTGCCTGTTCGAGCAACTCCGCAAAGGAACGCGCCTGGACGAGATTCTTCTTGCGGCGCAGGCAGCAGCGCGAGCCACTCCTCAGGCCTGCCGGTCTTTCAGGCCATTCAGGCGAAGCGAACACACCCTACAGACTCGACAACAGCCCATCCACTCCCATTCAATCGGCAGCCCCTGTCTAGGGCAGTTCCGGAAGTCCGAGCTCTTTTAGAAACACATTATGCCGATCGCGAGCCTCCTCGATCTTACGAGTCAACTCGACAAGCTCTTTATGAACCTGTTGTAAATCTATTTCCGGCTCTTCTTTAGCCGTGCTGACATACCGGGGGATGTTGAGATTGAAGTCGTTTTCCTCAATCTCCTTCATGCTCACCCGACGGGAGGCGAACAAGGCGCCGTTGTCGAGTTCTTCCTTCACCTCGCGGCGAAACTGGTAGGTCTCGACGATCTTGTCAACGTGCTCGGAAAGAAGCCGGTTCTGGCGCTTGTCCTTCTCGTAAAGCTCGGCGGCGTTGATAAAGAGCACATCGTCAAACTTCTTGGACTTCTTGAGTACTAAGATGCACACCGGGATGCCGGTGGAGTAGAAAAGATTGGGCGCCAGCCCGATCACCGTGTCGATGTTGCCGTCGAGCAGCAGCTTCTTGCGGATCTTCTCCTCCGCTTTGCCGCGAAAGAGCACCCCGTGCGGCAGAATGATGGCCATGGTCCCTTCACGGTGTAGGAAGTGAAACCCATGCAAGAGGAACGCAAAATCCGCCGCTGATTTGGGGGCTAGCCCGTACCCCTTGAAGCGAAAATCATCCGCCATGGTTTCGGCAGGTTCCCAGCGGTAGCTAAAGGGAGGATTGGCCACCACCGCGTCGAATTCGATCTTCTTGGCCGGGTTCTCCTCGCGCAGAATCGGCCATTCGTTCAGCAGCGAGTCGCCATGTTCGTTATCACTGAACTGCTTAAACAGCTCGGAGTCATCTTGGAGCAGCGCGAGTATCACCCGCTGAAGCGCCCTGTCGTGCTCGATGCGGGCGTTCTGCTTGTCGGAATTCTTGCGGGCATTTTGGTAAGCGGCGTCAGCCGCCATGCGGGCAGGAATCTCCTCGGTGATGAGCTGGCGCAATCGGGACTTGCCCCCAGCATAGATAGGCGTCAATCCCATTGATCCCGAACCTCGGTGAGGAAAAAGCAGAACACTGTGCCCCCTTGACTAATCGCGGGCAAGGTTTTCAAAGCGGGTGTATTGAGGGTCAAACAGCAGCTTCACTGTGCCCACAGGGCCATTGCGGTGTTTGGCAATCAACAGCTCACAAATCCCGCGATCGGGGGTGTCGGGATTGTAATAATCATCGCGGTACAGCAAAATGACGAGGTCAGCATCCTGTTCAATCGATCCCGATTCCCGCAGGTCCGACATCAGGGGACGCTTGTTTTGCCGCGATTCAACGCTGCGGCTGAGTTGAGAAAGGGCAATGACGGGAACATTGAGTTCCCGCGCCAGGGCCTTGAGGGAGCGGGTAATTTTGGAGAGTTCTTGGACGCGGCCTTCACTGGTTTCTTCGCCGCCCATGAGTTGCAGGTAGTCAATCAAAATGAGGCCGAGACCATTGGGATGCTCGGCATGGAGTCGGCGGGCAGTGGAGCGAATTTCCCCAAGGGTGGGATTTGGGGTGTCGTCAATGTAGATGGGCAGTTGCGAGAGAATCCCGATCGCCCGACTCAGGGGTTCCCACTGGTGTTGGCTGATGCGCCCCGCCCGTAAATAGTTGCTGTCAATGCGGGCTTCACTGGCCAGGAGCCGTTGCACCAGTTGTTCCTTAGACATTTCAAGGCTGTAGATGGCCACCCCCAGATTGTGAATTTCAGCAATGCGGCGGGCAATTTGCAGGGCGATCGCCGTCTTGCCCATAGAAGGGCGCCCCGCAATGATAATCAAGTCCGATCGCTGGAAGCCTTGGGTCAGGTTGTCCAGGTCATAAAAATTGCAGAATAAACCCGGCTGAATATTGCCGATCGCCCGCTGCTCCAATTCCGCGAAGGTACGGGTAAGAATCTCATCGGTGCGTGTCAATCCCTGCTGAATACGATCCTGGGTAACGCTAAAGATTTGCTGTTCAGCGCGATCCAAAATGGTATTCAACGAAAGGCTGGTATCGTAGCCTAGCTTGACCACTTGGTTGCCCGCTTCAATGAGTTTGCGGCGCAGATACTTTTCTTTGACCAAGAGGGCGTAACGATCAATGTTAATGGCACTGACCGTCCGTTCTACTAATTCTGCCAGTTTGGCCTGTCCACCCACTTTCTCTAATAGCTCTTGATCCTGTAGCCAAGCAGTGACACACAGCAGATCCGTAGGGCTGCCGCGGCTGTGGAGAGAAACCATCGCCCGATAGATCTCGCGGTGGGCCCTGAGGTAAAAAGCCTCAACCGGCAAAATATCCACCACCCGGTTGATGGCTTCCGGATCTAAGAGAATACCCCCCAAAATCCACTCTTCGGCTTCGAGGTTCTGGGGGGGAATCAGTTCACTATCAAGCTGAAAACTCGGCTCCTGAACCATTAGATAGGTTCGCCCTAGTCGGGAACAACTTGAATATTGAGTTTGACACTCACTTCGGGATGGAGCTTGATTTCAGCGGCATAGGTGCCCAATTTACGAATTTCCGGCAGAACTATGTCACGACGGTCAACGGTTTCGCCCGTGATGGCCTGGATTGCCTCGGCCACATCCTTGGGCGTGACACTGCCAAAGAGCATATCTTTTTCACCCGCAGGCATGGAGATGGTAATAGTGGCCAGTTTTTCCAGGGTGGCTTTTTGTTTTTCAGCAACGACCTTGAGTTCAGCAAGGCGCTGCCGTTCCTTTTCTTGGAGCCGCTCTACCCGCCGTAGGGCACTGGGGGTTGCTGGCTCGGCAATCCCCCTCGGAAATAGGTAGTTACGGGCATAGCCGGGGGCGACTTCGACGACTTGACCCATTCGCCCGAGTTTATTGACGGTTTCATTCAAGACAACTTGCACCCGCTTTGCCATGGGGATCCTCTTTCAGTGTATACGGATTAACAGCAAGCGTCAGCGCTAGTGGCTACGGCTGCTATTTTAGGACAAACAACTATTTTATAGTCTTCGGGGGCGAACACCTAGGGTGCACTGCGCGATCGCGACAAAAAAAGGGCAGAACACTGTTCCACCCTTAGACCGAGTTTGTTCAAAAGTTAAGGGTTCACTTAGAGGGGATGGAAGAGCAAGTCGGGATAGAAGCGATTAAATTCAATCAAAATCCCAGCGGTAATCGTCATCCAAATGGCGGCCAGCACGGGCGCAGTAGAAAGATAGGTCAAAAAATGTTTCATGGTACGTTGTCCTTAATCACAGTCAACGGCAGTGAAGTTAGCGAGGAGAAACAGTGATTTCATTGTCTTTGGCGGTGAGTTCACCCGCTGCCAGCTCCTTGAGGGCGGCCAAAGGCCAGGCAAACCCCGTAAGCATAAATTTAATGGCAAGGGGGACATCAATAATGATTTCTTTTTCGTTGGCCTCACCGCTGTTGCGCACGGCAATTAAGTAGGCGCGACCCACCCAGCCAATCCAGCCGGCAATATACAGGAACAGCGCACTGGGAATCAGAAAATCACCGGCGCGGCTGAGGCGACCATCCACAACAAGGTGGGGCAAGCCATCTTGGCCACAGAGGGCCTGGCTGTAGCGCTCAAACCGTTTTTGGCCGGAGGCGGGATCAGCGGTGGTATTGACGGCAGCAGCGGCCCGCTTTTGAAATGCCGGGGAATCTTTGCAAGGAACGAGTCCGGCCACGTCAGCAGAAGCTAGGGGGGTAAAGCCTAGCCACAGGGTCAAAACAAGGAGTAGGGCTAACAATCGACGCATGGAGTGTTGTCCTCAAATGCAGACAGGTCAAAGTGCATTCGCGGAGAGAGCAATCCCTCCCAAAGCTGCCATCATTTTAGCGGATGGGCCTCAACCCAACCCTAGGGGAAAGGTTAATAATTTTTACGAGGGCAAATAGTGACTAATGCTTCCTCTGGCGATCGCTCTATCAATGCCAGCGATCCCACAGTAATCTCAGGCAGCAGCGTCAAGGCTTATTCCTATTGAGATAACCCCAGCCCCTTTGCTAAATTGGATCCATGCCTTATAAGCTAAAGCTTTCAAGCATTTGCGCGTCGGTCTAGTCGGGGAAAAGCAACCCAAGATGAGCGGCTTTTGGTTTTAGCACCTATGAAGAATTGGTATGCAACATTTTTCTCCTGCCTTGCCCCCCATGGATGCTGACCCGACGTTTGACTTGCCTGAGAAGAAGATTCTAGAGACCTTACCTCCCCAACAATTAGTGGCGATTATTTTGCGTCAGCAGCAAATTATTAATCAACTGCGCCATGCCCTCTTGCAAATTCCCGGGGTCCCTGAGGTCCTTCATCCGGGAGCGCCGGCCCCTCCAGAACCTCATCTAGCGCTGGTGAGCGAGGACACGGTTTGTTATTTTCCCTTAACGGGGGGGAACTGCTGGACAATTGGCCGCAGTGAAGACAATTCCATTGTCCTCAGCGATCGCTGGATGTCACGGAACCATGCCATGATTCAGCGCCTCGGACAGGGGGAGTTTTATCTCATTGATCTCGGCAGTCGCAATGGCACGTTTGTCAACGGTCGCCGCGTCAGCATTCCCGTTGCCCTGCACAATGGCGATCGCATTACCTTTGGCCAAACGGAACTCGACTTTTTTAATGAACCCTTTGCCCCCCTGTTTGCCGACAATGCCGCTTTGTCTTTGCTGCAATCCGAAGGCTCCTCCACGGCCCTTCTCCATGTCCGCCGCCTATTGACGGTTCTGGTCGTGGATATTCGTGACTTTACGAAACTCACACGGCAGTTAGAAGAGGAGCTGCTGTCGGAACTCATTGGCACGTGGTTTCATCGGGCAGGGGAAATTATTCGGCAATATGGTAGCTGGGTGGACAAGTACATCGGGGATGCGGTAATGGCAGTTTGGATCCACGAAAGCGAGGAGATTGGCTGTCAAGAAATTTGCCACACCCTCTCTGCCTTAGAGGATTTACGGCTCATGACGGGAGAACTGCACCAGCAATATCCCTTGCCGTGGCCATTGCGCATTGGTTCTGGCTTGAATACGGGCTATGCAATGGTGGGCAATACAGGAAGTGGCGATCGCCCAGATTACACTGCTTTGGGAGATACCGTTAATGCTGCTTTTCGCCTTGAGAGTGCCACCAAAACCATTGCCGCTGATTTGGCCATGGGAGCAACCACCTACCACTACCTTGTGCAATCTTGTCCAACCCCTGTGCCATTTCAACTTCAAGTCCTGAATCTGAAGGGCTATGAAGCCCCTGTGCCTGCCTATGTAGGCACCTTTGATGACCTGCATTCCTTCCTTGACCAAGCCCTCAAAAGCAGAGACACCCTACATTAAACACCTTGAAAAAGGCGATGAAGGGACGGCTTCTGTCTGGTATGATTGAATCACCTGTAGGGGGCAGCCTAGACAGTGGTCTATATGTAGGTGTAATGCCTCAGGTGCCTCTGTCATCCTGCTGGCGATCGGTGACTGCCGCCTGCGCTGGCTGTGCGATGTGGTCAGTTCTTTGCTTTCATTCTTAATGAACCGCTGTTTTTGGTAATGACCTGTGAGATTTGGGAGGTAAAGGAATTATGCAACGTTTGGGCCGCTGGCTAGCATTGGCTTACTTTGTGGGCGTTAGCCTGTTGGGCTGGATCAACTGGAGTGCCCCAACCTTGGCGGCAACTGCATCCACCGCGGAAGAACTGGTCAATGTGGTCGATGAGAAACTCGGCACTGCCTATGGCGAAAAAATTGACCTCAACAATACCAACATTGCCGCCTTCATCCAGTACCGCGGCCTCTATCCAACTCTGGCTAAATTAATTGTTAAAAATGCACCCTATCAATCCGTTGAAGATGTCCTCAACATCCCCGGTCTAACAGAACGGCAAAAGGAAATTCTGCGCCAAAACCTGGATCACTTCACCGTCACCGAGGTGGAAACGGCTCTCGTTGAGGGGGGCGATCGCTACAATAATGGACTATACAAGTAGTCAGCCTCGTTAGCTATATTGGCAATAACATGCTTTTGGGTTAGCGTTGACTCCCGCAACTTCTGGATTTGATGTCTTAATCATTGGCAGTGGTGCTGCGGGTCTCAGTGCTGCCCTTGCCCTTCCTGCCACCTATCGCGTTGGCCTGATCACAAAAACCGATCTCCAGCAATCGGCCAGCGGCTGGGCCCAGGGCGGTATGGCTGCGGCCATTGATCCTACGGATTCTCCCTCGCTCCATGCCCAAGATACCCTTGCTGCGGGGGCTGGTCTCTGTGATCCAGTGAGTGTCCAGTTTTTGGTTGAGCAGGCACCGACACAGGTGGAGCGCCTGTTGGCAATGGGGGTCGCCTTTGATCGTGCGGGCGATCGCCCGGCTTTGACCCTCGAAGCTGCCCATTCTCGTCCTCGAGTACTCCATGCCGCTGATACCACCGGACAAGCCCTAATTACGACACTGCTCAAACAGGTGACTGCTGCACCCCATATCACGCTTTTGCCCAATAGCTTTGTCTTTGATCTGTGGCTAGAGTCGGGGCGATGCTGTGGGGTGTGTCTGTTGCATCAGGGACAGCTCCAGTGGCTGCGCTCGGGGGCGGTCATTCTCGCTACGGGGGGTGGCGGTCAAGTGTTTGCCCAAACTACTAATCCCCCCCTCAGTACTGGCGATGGTGTGGCAATGGCCTGGCGAGCCGGCGCCCACATTCGCGATGTCGAGTTTTTTCAGTTTCATCCCACTGCCCTAGCCGTCGAGGGGGCACCGCGATTTCTCATCAGTGAAGCAGTACGGGGTGAAGGGGCGCATTTAATTGACAACACAGGTCATCGCTTTGTAGCGGATTACCATCCTGCTGGCGAGCTGGCCCCCCGGGATATTGTCAGTCGTGCCATTTACCGTCACCTTCAGCACACCCATGCCCCCCATGTCTGGCTAGACTTACGACCCCTTCCCCGCGATCGCCTGCACCACCGCTTTCCGAAAATCATTGCTGTCTGTCGGCAGTGGGGCATTGATGTTGAGCAGCAACCCATTCCGGTGTCTCCGGCAGCCCATTACTGGATGGGGGGAGTCGTCACCGACTTACAGGCCAAAACCAGCCTTCCCGGCCTCTATGCCGTTGGCGAAGTAGCTAGTACTGGTGTCCATGGTGCCAATCGCCTAGCCAGTAACTCCCTTTTGGAATGTTTTGTCTTTTCGGCTCAACTTGCCCACCTGGATCCTCAGCCCCTTCCCTTGGCAGTGTTCCCTGTTGGCCAGAAATCCCTTGAAATTGAGCCAGTGAGCTTTCGTCAGTGGCGCCAAGAGTTGCGGGAACTCCTGTGGCAAAGTGCAGGGATTTGTCGCGATGCTCCCCCATTGATGGCCGCTCTTTCCCAAGTGAAGGAATGGCGCCAACAATTGCTGGCTCATCCAGTTGCGATCGCCTTTCATGAACTAGACCCCAATTACTCCTACACCCTCAGCAATCAAGCCGGGCAGGACACCCTTTGGGAATGGGGCGAGCTACGCAATCTCTTGGATATTGCCTATTTAATTCTCAAAAGTGCCCTCTTTCGTGAGGAAAGTCGCGGTGGTCACTACCGCCAAGACTACCCCCAACCCGATCCCAACTGGCAAATGCACACCCTGATTTGGGGAGAACACTGGCAAAAAGCAGCAATTCAAGGCCTTCAGAGTAAACTATAGTTGCTATAGATTCCAAAAATTTTTTGCGGTGATCTATCCCTATGATGCAGTCACGGCGTGTGCAGGAAAGTTTGGTGGGCCTGGTTATCCTTGCGGGCTTAGCAACATTGGGGGTCGGCCTCCTCTGGTTGCGGGGCCACCTTGCCGGTGCCAATAGCTACACCCTTGAGGTGGAATTGGACACAGCACCGGGCTTAGCAGTGGGAACACAGGTGCGCTATCGGGGTGTCCAGGTGGGACGAGTCACGGCCATTGGTTTTGATGCCAATGGTGTCCAAGTGAGTGTGCGCATCAATAATGTGTTGATTCCGCGGAGTGCTGTACCGGAGATTCGCCAGTCGGGCTTTCTTGGTCAGGCCTTCTTGGACTTTACTCCCAAGGAGCGGGTACCGGAGATTCCCAAGGAGGTCACCGCCTTTGCCCCCAAGTGCCAACCAGCGGTGGTTTACTGCAATGGCGATCGCGTGACCGGGGTGCGCACTGCCAGCCTAGAAGATTTGGTGCGAGCCGCAACTCGTTTTACCACTGCCCTTGAAGAATCAGGCCTTATCAACAACGCCAATACCCTCATTTTGGGGGCAACCCGCGTTGTGAACCGTGCTGATCAATCCCTGACAAAGGTCACCACTGCCCTCGATAGCTTCAACGCCCTCAGTAATGAAGCCCGTGTTGAACTACGGAACTTTGGCACGGCCTCGCAAGCAGTGACTCGTGCAGCCAACCAAATCAGTGAAATCGTTGAAGTGAACCGCGATACAATTAACTCTACTTTG
Proteins encoded in this window:
- the nadB gene encoding L-aspartate oxidase, giving the protein MTPATSGFDVLIIGSGAAGLSAALALPATYRVGLITKTDLQQSASGWAQGGMAAAIDPTDSPSLHAQDTLAAGAGLCDPVSVQFLVEQAPTQVERLLAMGVAFDRAGDRPALTLEAAHSRPRVLHAADTTGQALITTLLKQVTAAPHITLLPNSFVFDLWLESGRCCGVCLLHQGQLQWLRSGAVILATGGGGQVFAQTTNPPLSTGDGVAMAWRAGAHIRDVEFFQFHPTALAVEGAPRFLISEAVRGEGAHLIDNTGHRFVADYHPAGELAPRDIVSRAIYRHLQHTHAPHVWLDLRPLPRDRLHHRFPKIIAVCRQWGIDVEQQPIPVSPAAHYWMGGVVTDLQAKTSLPGLYAVGEVASTGVHGANRLASNSLLECFVFSAQLAHLDPQPLPLAVFPVGQKSLEIEPVSFRQWRQELRELLWQSAGICRDAPPLMAALSQVKEWRQQLLAHPVAIAFHELDPNYSYTLSNQAGQDTLWEWGELRNLLDIAYLILKSALFREESRGGHYRQDYPQPDPNWQMHTLIWGEHWQKAAIQGLQSKL
- a CDS encoding MlaD family protein, whose product is MMQSRRVQESLVGLVILAGLATLGVGLLWLRGHLAGANSYTLEVELDTAPGLAVGTQVRYRGVQVGRVTAIGFDANGVQVSVRINNVLIPRSAVPEIRQSGFLGQAFLDFTPKERVPEIPKEVTAFAPKCQPAVVYCNGDRVTGVRTASLEDLVRAATRFTTALEESGLINNANTLILGATRVVNRADQSLTKVTTALDSFNALSNEARVELRNFGTASQAVTRAANQISEIVEVNRDTINSTLRNIDGAARELRTTLKALRPLTNQLEQGELLANLDALIKNGAQAAANLNKVSGALSSPIVMLSIAQTLDAARATFINAQKLTNDLLKLTSNPSFQSDLRRLIQILRRLLASSQDLEQQLLALHATSLRATEAAPPTLVPIPTVAATPPKENEEEAAISRDP